One part of the Lotus japonicus ecotype B-129 chromosome 2, LjGifu_v1.2 genome encodes these proteins:
- the LOC130738569 gene encoding TMV resistance protein N-like, producing the protein MASSSSSSAATAAVNGFTHDVFLSFRGTDTRYGFTGHLYKALCDKGFRTFIDDEELHKGEDITPSLLKAIQDSRIAIVVLSRNYASSSFCLDEFSKIVDCFEEKGQLVWPVFYDVDPSDVRKLSGTYGEAMAMHEERFKDQMERLQKWRKSLQKVANLSGWHFKHGDEYEHEFIEKIVEEVSRNIKCVALHVADYPVGLESQILDVNLLLDIGFDDRVLMVGIHGIGGLGKTTLALSVYNSIAHHFEALCFLENVRENSNRHGLLHLQKTLLSELGKEEKLTSVKQGHIIIQQRLQQKKVLLILDDVDNQEQLQAVAGSPEWFGPGSRVIITTRDKHLLACHGVDRKYEVRGLHKKDAFELLARKAFQTLEVSRSYADILDRAVTYASGLPLALEVIGSHLFKKSIEEWKSALDRYERIPIKEIQKILEVSYDALDKEEKSVFLDIACCFKGYNLAKVKELLHAHYGDNKVHHIGVLVEKSLIKISESDVVILHDLIEDMGKEIVRQESPEEPGKRSRLWFHKDVVHVLEGNTGTSKIEIICLDIPTFEEVVEQKGEAFKKMEKLKTLIVRNAYFSKKFKDLPNSLRVLEWDRYSTPALGLPFDFHPKKVSTSKLRSSCFTSFKSANLENKKFENMRVLILDNSQTWKMPDVSGLPNLEELDISFCESLESFTPVVGLLDKLKILRANGCNRLWSFPLLQLASLEQLDLSYCESLGNNPEILGKMENIIHIRLHKTPMKKLPFSIRNLTRLQTLYLSNCGIVELPSSIALMSKLAELTIEEGGWLFAKQDKGEEYVSPMQTSKVEVLNLLNCNLSDEYLAIGLTWFANVKELDLSGSRFTIVPECIKECRFLWKLVLNGCERLREIREIPPSLKTFSALNCTSLTSSSRRKLLNQELHEAGNTNFLLAQSCIPKWFDHQINTQSFSLWFRNKLPAIALYFISWNNSKSAVRMIINGTSFFYRDGKNEIKRQLETHHLHIFHMQMENFNDNLDKALVENEWNHAEVRIDDDTFPVLIWGIHVLKEKTSMEDVRLNDVSFRSGGPPIEDLPFSFQSLSGLRKLYLVKCGNIQLPSSICMLRKLTKLSIEYGGWQLLKQDGDEEEGSTMRPLNVKYLCLKRCILSDESLAIGLKWFANVKELDLSGSVFSVLSECIKECRFLRKLILDDCKGLEEIREIPPCLKSLSALNCESLTSSSKSMLLNQELHEAGNTRFRLPRVWIPNWFDHQCMQGQLMSFWFQNKFPAVVIGVVSPLSWNNSKSPVRVIFNGNPFFYRDGGSENKRQPETYHLHLFHMQMEKFNSNLDKALLENKWNHVEVDFEFPFQKCGIHVLKERSSMEDIRFTDPENDINTELSL; encoded by the exons ATggcatcctcctcctcctcctccgccgccaccgccgccgTCAATGGATTCACCCACGACGTGTTCCTCAGCTTTAGAGGGACTGACACTCGCTACGGTTTCACTGGACATCTGTACAAAGCTCTCTGTGACAAGGGATTCCGCACCTTCATTGATGATGAGGAGCTTCACAAAGGGGAGGACATCACACCATCACTTCTAAAGGCAATTCAAGACTCCAGGATTGCCATCGTTGTGCTCTCGAGGAACTATGCATCTTCCTCCTTCTGCTTGGATGAATTTTCCAAGATCGTTGACTGCTTTGAGGAAAAGGGTCAACTGGTTTGGCCTGTTTTTTATGATGTCGACCCTTCTGATGTGAGAAAGCTGAGTGGTACTTATGGAGAAGCAATGGCTATGCATGAGGAGAGGTTCAAGGATCAGATGGAGAGATTGCAAAAATGGAGGAAGTCTCTGCAGAAAGTAGCTAACTTGTCTGGATGGCATTTCAAGCATGG GGATGAATATGAACATGAGTTTATTGAGAAGATAGTTGAAGAGGTCTCACGAAACATTAAATGTGTTGCTTTGCATGTTGCTGATTACCCAGTTGGATTGGAGTCCCAAATCCTAGATGTAAATTTGCTTTTGGATATTGGGTTTGATGATAGAGTGCTCATGGTTGGGATCCATGGAATTGGTGGTCTTGGTAAAACAACCCTTGCTCTATCAGTTTATAATTCGATTGCCCACCATTTTGAAG ctttatgtTTTCTTGAAAATGTCAGAGAAAATTCAAACAGACACGGGTTACTACATCTCCAAAAGACCCTTCTTTCTGAATTAGGTAAAGAGGAGAAATTAACAAGTGTGAAACAAGGACATATAATAATTCAGCAAAGGCTCCAACAAAAGAAGGTTCTTTTGATTCTAGATGATGTTGACAATCAGGAGCAATTGCAAGCTGTTGCCGGAAGCCCTGAATGGTTTGGTCCTGGCAGTAGAGTCATTATCACGACGCGAGACAAACACCTGCTAGCATGTCATGGGGTTGATAGAAAGTATGAGGTGAGGGGGTTGCACAAGAAAGATGCTTTTGAATTACTCGCAAGGAAGGCCTTTCAAACTCTCGAAGTTAGTCGAAGTTATGCAGACATTTTAGATCGTGCAGTAACTTATGCTTCTGGTCTTCCATTAGCTTTGGAAGTAATAGGTTCTCACTTGTTTAAAAAAAGCATAGAAGAGTGGAAATCTGCATTAGATCGGTATGAGAGGATTCCTATTAAAGAGATCCAAAAGATACTTGAAGTGAGCTATGATGCTTTGGACAAAGAAGAGAAGAGTGTTTTTCTTGATATTGCTTGTTGCTTCAAAGGTTATAATTTGGCAAAGGTCAAAGAATTACTTCATGCTCATTATGGTGACAACAAGGTACATCACATAGGTGTGTTGGTCGAAAAATCCCTCATTAAGATCAGTGAGTCTGATGTAGTGATATTACATGACTTAATAGAGGATATGGGGAAAGAAATTGTCCGACAAGAATCACCGGAAGAGCCTGGAAAACGAAGTAGGTTATGGTTCCATAAAGATGTAGTTCACGTTTTAGAAGGAAATACG ggaACGAGTAAAATTGAAATTATATGCCTGGATATTCCGACATTTGAAGAAGTGGTAGAACAGAAGGGAGAGGCTTTCAAGAAGATGGAAAAACTGAAGACACTTATTGTTAGAAATGCTTATTTTTCCAAAAAATTCAAAGATCTTCCAAATAGTTTAAGAGTACTGGAATGGGACCGATATTCCACACCTGCATTGGGTTTACCGTTTGATTTTCATCCGAAGAAAGTTTCCACAAGCAAGTTACGCTCTAGTTGCTTTACATCATTCAAGTCGGCAAACTTAGAGAATAAG AAGTTTGAGAATATGAGAGTTTTAATTCTTGATAACTCTCAAACTTGGAAGATGCCTGACGTATCTGGCCTCCCCAATTTAGAA GAACTCGATATTTCATTTTGTGAAAGTCTTGAGAGTTTTACACCCGTTGTTGGACTGCTGGATAAACTTAAAATCTTGAGGGCTAACGGCTGCAACAGGCTTTGGAGTTTTCCACTTCTCCAGCTGGCCTCGCTTGAGCAACTTGATCTTTCATATTGTGAAAGTCTTGGGAATAATCCAGAAATATTAGGGAAGATGGAAAACATAATACATATTCGCTTGCATAAAACTCCCATGAAAAAACTGCCATTTTCAATTCGTAATCTTACTCGACTTCAAACATTATATCTGAGTAACTGTGGAATTGTTGAGTTACCAAGCAGCATTGCCCTGATGTCAAAACTGGCTGAGCTTACCATTGAGGAAGGGGGATGGCTATTTGCGAAGCAAGACAAGGGTGAAGAATATGTGAGCCCAATGCAGACTTCAAAAGTAGAAGTTCTTAATCTCTTGAACTGCAACCTTTCAGATGAATATTTGGCAATAGGTCTTACATGGTTTGCTAACGTGAAAGAATTAGACCTATCTGGGAGTAGATTCACAATTGTTCCTGAGTGCATCAAAGAATGCCGCTTTTTATGGAAGCTTGTCTTGAATGGTTGCGAGCGACTTCGAGAGATTAGAGAGATTCCACCAAGCTTAAAAACTTTCTCTGCATTGAACTGCACATCCTTGACTTCCTCGAGCAGAAGAAAGTTATTGAACCag GAATTGCATGAGGCTGGAAACACCAATTTTCTTTTGGCACAATCATGTATTCCAAAGTGGTTCGATCACCAGATAAATACACAGTCATTTTCGTTGTGGTTTCGTAACAAGCTCCCTGCCATAGCTCTCTACTTTATTTCATGGAATAATTCTAAATCTGCTGTGAGAATGATCATCAACGGCACTTCATTTTTCTATAGGGATggtaaaaatgaaattaagcGGCAGCTGGAAACGCATCATTTGCATATTTTTCATATGCAAATGGAAAATTTTAATGATAATCTGGACAAAGCACTTGTTGAAAATGAGTGGAACCATGCGGAGGTTAGGATAGATGATGATACATTCCCAGTCCTTATATGGGGAATCCATGTATTAAAAGAGAAAACTAGCATGGAGGATGTTCGATTAAATGATGTCAGTTTTCGTTCCGGAGGTCCTCCTATAGAAGACTTACCATTTTCATTTCAAAGTCTTAGTGGGCTTCGAAAGTTATATCTGGTCAAGTGTGGAAATATTCAGTTGCCAAGTAGCATTTGCATGCTGCGAAAACTGACAAAGCTTTCCATCGAATATGGGGGGTGGCAATTGCTAAAACAGGACGGGGATGAAGAAGAAGGGAGCACAATGCGGCCTTTAAATGTAAAATATCTTTGTCTCAAAAGATGCATCCTTTCAGATGAATCTTTGGCAATAGGTCTCAAGTGGTTTGCTAATGTTAAAGAATTAGACCTATCGGGGAGTGTATTTTCAGTTCTATCTGAATGCATCAAAGAATGCCGCTTTTTACGGAAACTTATTTTGGATGATTGCAAGGGACTTGAGGAAATTAGAGAGATTCCGCCATGCTTAAAATCTCTGTCTGCATTAAACTGTGAATCTTTGACTTCCTCGAGCAAAAGCATGTTACTGAATCAG GAACTTCATGAGGCTGGAAATACTAGATTTCGTTTACCACGAGTATGGATTCCAAACTGGTTTGACCACCAATGCATGCAAGGACAGTTAATGTCTTTCTGGTTTCAGAACAAGTTCCCTGCTGTGGTTATCGGTGTTGTCTCTCCGTTGTCATGGAATAATTCTAAATCTCCTGTTAGAGTGATCTTCAATGGCAATCCATTTTTCTATAGGGATGGTGGGAGTGAAAATAAGCGGCAACCAGAAACATATCATTTACACCTTTTCCATATGCAAATGGAAAAATTTAATAGTAATCTGGACAAAGCACTTTTAGAAAATAAGTGGAACCATGTGGAGGTTGACTTCGAATTCCCATTCCAGAAATGCGGAATCCATGTACTGAAAGAGAGAAGTAGCATGGAGGATATTCGGTTCACTGATCCAGAGAATGATATTAATACTGAGCTTAGTCTTTAA